The Gemmatimonadota bacterium genome has a window encoding:
- a CDS encoding VCBS repeat-containing protein, whose protein sequence is MSVTVDQQFSAVARDASGTTISGQSFAWSSSNVGVATVHASTGLATSVGNGTSTITATIGAVSGTGSITVQQEAVDVVFSPDSLVLDRWADTARVTAQAVDAAGAPVAGASTTWSSSDAEVASVDASGLITTGVAGEAVITAEVTVAGANAAPSSQSSTAQTELIAEATIPVRVALQRNVLCVVPTTFPTRGPVAGPPTFDEVPGAFGSIETRYSARAPYAGVADFDGDGDQDIMFPNFDFASDSPGRLLFWRNVGGTFEDATEAGIQDSIRADHTNQVLTSDLNGDGIADLVLVQGGKDAPPFPGAPNVLLLSQDGGAFLDASSTNLVPNRPDQFTHGGASGDVDCDGDVDLWTGESGSLPPNYSNIYVNDGFGHFVAEPLRFPRLFNESSLLEDGSMGNYNWLVGDFCDLDRDGDNDLYLGGQIGSGAVPRDFIMVNDGFGHFRKAPAVLPSDQGLLPERVVCRDMNLDGLPDLVLFRPPLFLLWYNRGDLVFEDVTTEVFGGNPGSGLSLQVADLNGDGWPDIHPNSGSPPIFYINNGGAAFLQIDAPGPSAELIDANGDGKLDVVIVVLGGGGGTIALWLNR, encoded by the coding sequence GTGTCTGTCACCGTTGATCAACAGTTCAGCGCGGTGGCGAGAGACGCTTCAGGGACCACGATATCAGGTCAGTCCTTTGCCTGGTCGTCATCGAACGTCGGTGTCGCGACCGTGCACGCTTCGACCGGCCTCGCCACATCCGTGGGGAACGGCACCTCAACGATCACGGCCACTATCGGCGCGGTGTCCGGCACAGGCTCGATCACGGTCCAGCAGGAAGCTGTCGATGTGGTGTTCTCCCCTGACTCGCTCGTGCTGGATCGGTGGGCCGACACGGCTCGCGTGACCGCTCAGGCGGTCGATGCAGCAGGCGCACCCGTTGCAGGAGCGTCTACGACCTGGTCGTCCTCCGATGCCGAGGTGGCTTCCGTTGACGCCTCCGGGCTGATCACGACAGGCGTGGCTGGAGAAGCCGTTATCACTGCTGAGGTCACGGTTGCTGGAGCAAATGCCGCCCCTTCGTCGCAGTCGAGCACCGCTCAAACGGAGTTGATCGCTGAGGCGACGATCCCTGTGCGGGTAGCTTTGCAACGCAACGTGCTGTGCGTCGTCCCAACGACTTTTCCCACACGAGGGCCTGTGGCAGGTCCGCCGACCTTCGACGAGGTGCCGGGAGCTTTCGGCAGCATCGAGACTCGCTACTCGGCTCGTGCACCATACGCTGGCGTGGCAGACTTTGACGGCGATGGAGACCAAGACATCATGTTCCCCAACTTCGACTTTGCGTCGGATAGCCCGGGACGGCTGCTGTTTTGGCGAAACGTCGGCGGTACGTTTGAGGATGCCACGGAGGCGGGGATTCAGGATTCGATTCGAGCAGATCACACGAACCAAGTCCTCACTTCGGATCTAAACGGCGACGGAATCGCGGACTTGGTCTTGGTCCAGGGGGGAAAGGATGCCCCACCGTTCCCGGGAGCCCCGAACGTCCTGCTGTTGTCCCAGGATGGAGGCGCCTTTCTCGATGCCTCCTCAACGAATCTCGTACCCAACCGGCCCGACCAGTTCACGCATGGAGGCGCGAGTGGGGACGTGGATTGCGATGGCGATGTGGACCTATGGACTGGAGAGTCAGGGTCGTTACCCCCCAACTACAGCAACATTTACGTCAACGACGGCTTCGGGCACTTCGTTGCCGAGCCTCTGCGTTTCCCAAGACTTTTCAACGAGAGTAGTCTGCTGGAGGATGGCTCGATGGGGAACTACAACTGGCTGGTCGGCGATTTCTGTGACCTGGACCGAGACGGAGACAACGACCTGTATCTTGGCGGGCAAATTGGGTCGGGGGCGGTTCCACGAGACTTCATCATGGTTAACGACGGGTTCGGCCACTTTCGTAAGGCGCCTGCGGTGTTGCCATCAGACCAAGGTCTCCTACCCGAACGTGTAGTCTGCCGTGACATGAACCTGGATGGGCTACCTGACCTGGTCCTTTTTAGACCTCCGCTATTCCTTCTGTGGTACAATCGCGGAGACCTGGTCTTTGAGGACGTAACCACTGAGGTTTTCGGCGGGAATCCGGGAAGTGGTTTGAGCTTGCAGGTGGCGGATCTGAACGGGGACGGATGGCCCGACATTCATCCAAACTCGGGGAGCCCCCCTATCTTCTACATCAACAACGGCGGGGCCGCCTTTCTTCAAATTGATGCTCCAGGGCCTAGCGCCGAACTCATCGATGCCAACGGTGATGGCAAGCTGGATGTCGTGATCGTTGTCCTCGGGGGGGGTGGTGGTACGATCGCCTTGTGGCTCAACCGCTAA
- a CDS encoding PQQ-binding-like beta-propeller repeat protein, whose product MPSSSRRPSCLPQSLTLALAVLLTVPVLGLAQDRGNPYGEWRYQSADSWGTRYSPVDQINADNFGDLEVAWVWQANNYGPTVDYQFKSTPTYIDGILYTVAGQRRTVAAIDPATGETLWTYREPNTTRWERSMRQNYGKGVAYGEIDGRGVIFYTSPAFFLHALDAKTGRHIEGFGAPVPIEGFPQTGVVDLLVDLLDDWGPWEAWDEPYDPDFGIPRELGFITTSSPPIVVNGTVVVGNSAEQGYNQTRIENVPGDILGYDAATGDFKWKFHVIPRPGEVGHETWLNDAWETTGDVSSWAPMSADLERGIVYIPTNPPTIDYFGGFRPGNNLFGTTVIALNAETGERVWHFQTVHNDQWNYDIPNVPIIVDLEVDGRPVSAVIQTSKTGMIYAFDRESGEPIWPIEEEPVVQTVVPGNWTAATQPIPTRPEPAEPFGLPEEDVIDFTPEMRAEALEILSRYQVGGPFMPRLYDDHSTGFEDNIRCYGGLNITNPATLDPSTGILYMASARRCSGGSVALGIEADDPANPRTTGTTISQWVAGPGGGMGTVQGLPIHKPPYSRLSAFDMNTGERIWWIPIGDAPEAVRDHPALQGVDLSRMGSGASSIQMVAGDLLYATEGSSGPAVLNAFDKRTGMQVGEVELPSPGQYGMMTYMHEGQQHVVVQVGRPGRLVALRLPN is encoded by the coding sequence ATGCCTTCGTCGTCCCGTAGACCCTCCTGCCTCCCGCAGAGCCTCACCCTCGCACTGGCCGTCTTGTTGACCGTGCCTGTGCTGGGACTCGCGCAGGATCGCGGCAACCCGTACGGGGAGTGGCGCTACCAGAGCGCCGACTCGTGGGGTACGCGCTATTCGCCCGTGGATCAGATCAACGCCGACAACTTCGGTGACCTCGAGGTGGCGTGGGTCTGGCAGGCCAACAACTATGGCCCCACGGTAGACTATCAGTTCAAGTCGACCCCGACGTACATCGACGGGATCCTCTACACGGTAGCCGGCCAACGCCGCACCGTAGCGGCGATCGACCCCGCGACGGGTGAGACGCTGTGGACGTACCGCGAGCCGAACACGACTCGTTGGGAGCGCTCCATGCGGCAGAACTACGGCAAGGGCGTCGCCTACGGAGAGATCGATGGCAGGGGCGTGATCTTCTACACCTCCCCGGCCTTCTTCCTGCATGCGCTGGACGCCAAGACGGGCCGGCACATCGAGGGCTTCGGTGCCCCGGTGCCCATCGAGGGCTTCCCCCAGACCGGTGTCGTCGACCTGCTCGTCGACCTCCTGGACGACTGGGGTCCCTGGGAAGCGTGGGATGAGCCGTACGATCCGGACTTCGGGATCCCGCGCGAGCTGGGTTTCATCACGACGTCATCGCCCCCGATCGTGGTGAACGGAACGGTGGTCGTCGGGAACTCCGCCGAACAGGGCTACAACCAGACGCGGATCGAGAACGTGCCGGGTGACATCCTCGGGTACGACGCCGCGACCGGCGACTTCAAGTGGAAGTTCCACGTCATTCCGCGCCCGGGCGAGGTCGGGCACGAGACGTGGTTGAACGACGCATGGGAGACCACGGGAGACGTTTCTTCGTGGGCACCCATGTCTGCCGACCTGGAGCGGGGGATCGTGTACATCCCGACGAACCCGCCCACGATCGACTACTTCGGGGGCTTCCGGCCGGGCAACAACCTGTTCGGGACCACCGTGATCGCGCTCAATGCCGAGACCGGCGAGCGAGTGTGGCACTTCCAGACGGTCCACAACGACCAGTGGAACTACGACATCCCGAACGTGCCGATCATCGTCGATCTCGAAGTGGACGGGAGGCCGGTTTCCGCGGTGATCCAGACATCCAAGACGGGGATGATCTACGCGTTCGACCGCGAGTCCGGAGAGCCGATCTGGCCGATCGAGGAGGAGCCGGTCGTACAGACCGTCGTGCCCGGGAACTGGACCGCGGCAACCCAGCCCATCCCCACGCGCCCTGAGCCTGCGGAGCCATTTGGGCTCCCAGAGGAAGACGTCATCGACTTCACCCCCGAGATGCGTGCGGAGGCGCTCGAGATCCTCAGCAGGTATCAGGTGGGCGGTCCGTTCATGCCGCGGCTCTACGACGATCACAGCACGGGCTTCGAGGACAACATCCGCTGCTACGGCGGCTTGAACATCACGAACCCCGCGACACTCGACCCGTCGACCGGCATCCTCTACATGGCTTCGGCGCGTCGGTGTAGCGGTGGCAGCGTTGCGCTCGGCATCGAGGCGGACGATCCGGCGAACCCCCGAACGACGGGCACGACGATCTCTCAATGGGTCGCGGGCCCTGGGGGCGGGATGGGTACGGTGCAGGGGCTGCCGATCCACAAGCCGCCGTACAGCCGCCTGTCCGCGTTCGACATGAACACGGGCGAGCGCATCTGGTGGATCCCGATCGGGGACGCGCCCGAAGCGGTTCGGGATCACCCCGCGCTGCAGGGTGTGGACCTTTCGCGCATGGGCAGCGGTGCCAGCTCGATTCAGATGGTCGCGGGTGACCTGCTGTACGCGACCGAAGGCTCGAGCGGACCGGCGGTTCTCAACGCCTTCGACAAGCGGACGGGCATGCAAGTCGGCGAGGTGGAGCTTCCTTCGCCAGGGCAGTACGGCATGATGACGTACATGCACGAGGGTCAGCAGCATGTCGTCGTACAGGTCGGACGGCCAGGTCGGCTAGTGGCGTTGCGCCTACCGAACTAA
- a CDS encoding type II toxin-antitoxin system Phd/YefM family antitoxin, with the protein MARSTDITSFTEHRRHLREHFRQVRETGRPLYVTRNGKTDAVVLSPEAYDALADKAELAESLAMIDRGMEDIREGRSQPAKTALKRVADELGLKLDR; encoded by the coding sequence ATGGCACGCAGCACCGACATCACCAGCTTCACGGAGCACCGCCGGCACCTCAGAGAACACTTTCGCCAGGTCCGAGAGACCGGCCGACCCCTCTATGTGACCCGGAACGGCAAGACCGATGCGGTTGTCCTGAGCCCGGAAGCATACGACGCGCTCGCCGATAAGGCTGAGCTCGCGGAGAGCCTGGCCATGATCGATCGCGGCATGGAGGACATCCGCGAGGGTCGCTCGCAGCCGGCAAAGACTGCGCTCAAGCGGGTAGCGGATGAGCTTGGGTTGAAACTGGACCGGTGA
- a CDS encoding type II toxin-antitoxin system RelE/ParE family toxin: MTRYAVELTEAALAAITANARYIAVEGQAPVNAQRWLERIWDAVDSLAQSPRRAAKAEENAYVGYEVRQLAIDSHLLLFTVDDRRSKVWIIGLRHAHRLPRPGDVPRGQALREDGDPEI, translated from the coding sequence GTGACCAGATACGCGGTCGAGCTCACTGAAGCAGCTCTGGCCGCGATCACCGCCAACGCCAGGTACATCGCCGTCGAGGGCCAGGCGCCCGTGAACGCTCAGCGTTGGCTCGAGCGCATCTGGGATGCCGTGGACTCCCTCGCTCAGTCGCCCAGGCGAGCCGCGAAGGCCGAAGAAAACGCCTACGTCGGGTACGAGGTTCGCCAGCTCGCCATCGATAGCCATCTTCTCCTTTTCACGGTCGATGACCGTCGCTCAAAGGTGTGGATCATCGGGCTCCGGCACGCTCACCGACTTCCACGTCCAGGCGACGTGCCGCGGGGCCAAGCATTACGCGAAGACGGCGACCCCGAGATCTGA
- a CDS encoding M20/M25/M40 family metallo-hydrolase, giving the protein MNASDASELPMHHSRPRTTQAHRVRRVPFAIATATLLATAGLAMSPPVHDSSLVAQDAPRWPVDIDVVAKIREEGLQRSQLPNTLSYMTDVLGARLTNSDDMDRAQRWVIEEMRRIGLTNIAREPFMDYGVSWDNEYVSLHMLAPDYSPLVAYPIAHTPGTDGKQRLSVVIGNVRTRHDLERYRGRLRGMAVMSSPPPTIDLTRFATGTPRRTDEEMRALAEDVIVPPSGPDPYFSRLYPPTPVNPEILTAAERLEFYVSEGAAVVLESNSGWPGAVRGFARPGAKIDRWARDETLASVPIIAITPEHYNRMYRVLARDIPVEIEVEVRNRHGADVSQANNVIGEIPGSDRADEVVMLGAHFDTWHASPNASDNTSGVAVMLEAMRILTAIGAEPRRTIRIALWSGEEQGLWGSRAYVRDHFGDPSDPAVGKKDAYDKFSVYFNQDYGPGQYRGIWLQGNEHVRAPFTAWMEPLRDMGMTTISPQGVGSTDHVPFDDVGLPAFQFLQARVGGTGGHTNLDFFDTIPLDDLKKNAVIMAVFVYHAAIAEHVMPRAGNR; this is encoded by the coding sequence GTGAACGCCTCAGACGCGAGCGAGTTACCGATGCATCACTCCCGCCCCCGCACCACCCAGGCCCACCGTGTCCGGCGCGTGCCGTTCGCCATCGCCACTGCGACGCTGCTCGCGACCGCGGGACTCGCGATGAGCCCGCCCGTGCACGACTCGTCGCTCGTCGCGCAGGACGCCCCGCGCTGGCCCGTGGACATCGACGTGGTCGCCAAGATCCGCGAGGAGGGCCTGCAGCGCTCGCAACTTCCGAATACGCTCTCCTACATGACGGACGTGCTCGGGGCGCGCCTCACCAACTCCGACGACATGGATCGGGCTCAGCGCTGGGTCATCGAGGAGATGAGGCGCATCGGCCTCACCAACATCGCTCGCGAGCCCTTCATGGACTACGGGGTGAGTTGGGACAACGAGTACGTCTCGCTGCACATGCTGGCACCCGACTACTCCCCGCTCGTCGCGTACCCGATCGCTCACACCCCCGGCACCGACGGCAAGCAGCGCTTGAGCGTGGTCATAGGGAACGTGCGCACGCGTCATGACTTGGAGCGGTATCGCGGTCGGCTGCGGGGCATGGCCGTCATGTCGTCGCCCCCACCGACGATCGACCTGACGCGCTTCGCCACGGGCACGCCCCGGCGGACCGACGAGGAGATGCGTGCCCTCGCAGAGGACGTCATCGTGCCGCCTTCAGGACCCGACCCGTATTTCTCTCGCCTGTATCCGCCCACGCCGGTCAACCCGGAGATTCTGACCGCCGCGGAGAGGTTGGAGTTCTACGTATCCGAGGGGGCGGCCGTCGTCCTCGAATCGAATAGCGGCTGGCCCGGTGCCGTCCGCGGCTTCGCACGCCCGGGCGCCAAGATCGATCGCTGGGCGCGCGATGAGACGCTGGCCTCGGTGCCGATCATCGCCATCACGCCCGAGCACTACAACCGCATGTACCGAGTGCTGGCCCGCGACATCCCGGTCGAGATCGAAGTCGAGGTCCGGAATCGCCACGGCGCCGACGTGAGCCAGGCGAACAACGTCATCGGGGAGATCCCAGGGAGCGATCGGGCCGACGAGGTCGTCATGCTCGGCGCGCACTTCGATACCTGGCACGCCAGTCCCAACGCTTCCGACAACACGTCCGGCGTTGCCGTGATGCTCGAAGCGATGCGGATTCTGACCGCGATCGGCGCCGAGCCGCGACGCACCATCCGGATCGCGCTCTGGTCCGGAGAGGAGCAGGGCCTCTGGGGATCGCGCGCCTACGTCCGCGACCACTTCGGCGATCCGAGCGATCCGGCCGTCGGGAAGAAGGACGCGTACGACAAGTTCTCCGTGTACTTCAACCAGGACTATGGACCGGGTCAGTACCGTGGAATCTGGCTGCAGGGCAACGAGCATGTGCGCGCCCCGTTTACAGCGTGGATGGAGCCGCTGCGTGACATGGGGATGACGACGATCTCCCCTCAGGGCGTGGGGAGTACGGATCACGTGCCCTTCGACGATGTCGGACTGCCCGCGTTTCAGTTCCTCCAGGCGCGCGTCGGCGGGACCGGTGGTCACACGAACCTCGATTTCTTCGACACGATTCCGCTCGACGACCTGAAGAAGAACGCTGTGATCATGGCGGTGTTCGTCTACCACGCCGCGATCGCGGAGCACGTGATGCCGCGTGCGGGGAACCGCTAG
- a CDS encoding type II toxin-antitoxin system VapC family toxin, which produces MIVVDTNVMVYVVTGSEDHGDRAAALLRTESDWAAPSILLSELRNVLTGFVRREWVELSDAKAMHDDALAILADRIGAVDGSEVLAVAASLGLSAYDAEFVVLARELECELVSADQRILAAASDVARPL; this is translated from the coding sequence GTGATCGTCGTAGACACCAACGTGATGGTGTACGTCGTCACGGGCTCTGAGGACCACGGTGATCGGGCCGCCGCGCTACTCCGAACCGAGTCGGACTGGGCCGCTCCATCGATCTTGCTCAGTGAATTGCGGAACGTTCTGACGGGATTCGTCCGGCGCGAATGGGTGGAACTCTCAGATGCGAAGGCCATGCACGATGACGCCCTGGCGATCCTCGCTGACCGGATCGGAGCAGTGGACGGCTCCGAAGTCCTGGCTGTCGCGGCATCCCTCGGTCTCAGCGCCTACGACGCCGAGTTCGTGGTATTGGCTCGGGAGCTGGAGTGCGAGCTCGTTTCGGCGGATCAGCGGATCCTGGCAGCCGCTTCAGACGTGGCCCGGCCGCTCTAG
- a CDS encoding Arc family DNA-binding protein has translation MYQTLKEAAKRNHRSLNGEILTRLEASLRSSATDAEVILARVAARTARLRMPRFDDRLLSDLKDTGRA, from the coding sequence ATGTATCAGACGCTGAAAGAGGCCGCGAAGCGTAACCATCGCAGTCTCAACGGTGAGATTCTTACTCGTCTCGAAGCCTCCCTTCGCTCTTCCGCCACCGACGCAGAAGTGATTTTGGCCCGAGTCGCGGCACGCACCGCTCGACTTCGCATGCCGCGTTTCGACGACCGGCTACTCAGCGATCTGAAGGACACGGGTCGCGCGTGA
- a CDS encoding isopenicillin N synthase family oxygenase: MKYRSSFQVPIIDVAPLVTGVGDEGAVSSAMGEACRLEGFFYVVGHGVSEDLQRRLDELAHSFFAQDPETKLEIRMELAGNAWRGYFPVGGELTSGRPDLKEGLYFGAELGDDDRRVRAGVPLHGANLFPSGLPGFRDTILEYMAALTDLGHALMRGIAMSLALEPDYFRAGYMADPLTLFRIFHYPPAPPVPAREQQWGVGEHTDYGVLTILRQDDVGGLQVRTESRWIDARPVANSFVCNIGDMLDRLTRGLYRSTPHRVLNVSGRGRLSFPFFFDPGFDAHVRPIDLSGVTLPANDADKRWDHASVHDFEGTYGDYVLGKVSKVFPALRHSVE; encoded by the coding sequence ATGAAGTACCGTAGCTCGTTCCAGGTCCCCATCATCGACGTCGCGCCACTGGTCACCGGCGTGGGCGACGAGGGAGCCGTGAGCTCCGCCATGGGCGAGGCGTGCCGGCTCGAGGGCTTCTTCTACGTCGTGGGGCACGGTGTGAGCGAGGACCTTCAGCGCCGGCTGGACGAGCTCGCCCACAGCTTTTTCGCGCAAGATCCCGAGACGAAGCTCGAAATCCGGATGGAGCTCGCGGGCAATGCATGGCGCGGATACTTCCCCGTGGGCGGCGAGCTCACGTCGGGCAGGCCGGACCTCAAGGAGGGGCTCTACTTCGGCGCCGAGCTCGGTGACGACGATCGGCGAGTGCGGGCCGGCGTTCCGCTCCACGGAGCGAATCTGTTCCCGTCGGGACTCCCCGGCTTCAGGGACACGATCCTGGAGTACATGGCGGCGCTGACCGACCTGGGTCATGCACTCATGCGGGGCATCGCCATGAGCCTCGCTCTGGAGCCCGACTACTTCCGCGCCGGGTACATGGCTGATCCGCTCACGCTGTTCCGGATCTTCCACTACCCCCCCGCCCCACCCGTACCGGCTCGCGAGCAGCAGTGGGGCGTGGGCGAGCACACCGACTACGGCGTGCTCACGATCCTCAGGCAAGACGACGTGGGCGGTCTCCAGGTAAGAACCGAGTCCCGTTGGATCGACGCACGACCCGTAGCGAACTCCTTCGTATGCAACATCGGGGACATGCTCGACCGCCTGACCCGCGGGCTCTATCGCTCCACGCCTCACCGCGTGCTGAACGTCTCCGGGCGAGGGCGCCTGTCGTTTCCGTTCTTCTTCGACCCTGGATTCGATGCGCACGTGAGACCGATCGACTTGAGCGGCGTAACGCTTCCGGCAAACGACGCGGACAAACGCTGGGACCACGCAAGCGTGCACGATTTCGAGGGCACGTACGGGGACTACGTGCTGGGGAAGGTCTCGAAGGTGTTTCCGGCGTTGCGGCATTCAGTCGAGTAG
- a CDS encoding VOC family protein has product MRPSAARVILALAATAFLAGAASAQVTTRLYDHVHMSVPDPQVAAQWYHDHIGGEWVDGRTDRLLFGTTRIMFLPNRGDPRKPSAGGAIDHLGFSFPDLAAKVDEAEAAGATVTTPVRDVPNLFKLAFIVDPWGTRLEFIEDAQHLGFHHIHLRAPDPKETLQWYEDTFGGVRMNLRGRLDGILYPGNVWILVQQGETFPSSEGTIDHIGWRAPDAAPTLADLTARGIEITSAPREMTLPSGMIEFFYVAGPHGARVELVDRAPDMR; this is encoded by the coding sequence ATGCGACCCTCCGCCGCCAGAGTGATCCTAGCACTTGCCGCCACCGCGTTCCTCGCCGGGGCTGCGAGCGCACAGGTCACGACTCGCCTCTACGACCACGTCCACATGTCGGTCCCGGACCCGCAGGTTGCGGCCCAATGGTACCATGACCACATCGGCGGCGAGTGGGTCGACGGAAGGACCGATCGGCTGCTGTTCGGCACGACCCGGATCATGTTCCTCCCGAACCGAGGCGATCCCAGAAAGCCGAGCGCCGGCGGGGCGATCGACCACCTCGGGTTCTCGTTCCCGGATCTGGCCGCCAAGGTCGACGAGGCGGAGGCCGCGGGCGCGACCGTCACGACGCCCGTTCGTGACGTGCCCAATCTCTTCAAGCTGGCTTTCATCGTCGATCCGTGGGGCACTCGACTCGAGTTCATCGAGGACGCGCAACACCTCGGGTTCCATCACATCCATCTACGGGCGCCAGACCCGAAGGAGACACTCCAGTGGTACGAGGACACCTTCGGCGGAGTGCGCATGAACCTGAGGGGACGTCTGGACGGCATCCTGTACCCGGGCAACGTCTGGATACTCGTCCAGCAAGGAGAGACCTTCCCGAGCAGTGAAGGCACGATCGACCACATCGGTTGGCGTGCACCCGACGCGGCCCCCACGCTCGCCGATCTGACAGCCAGAGGCATCGAGATCACGTCAGCCCCGCGAGAGATGACGCTCCCGAGCGGGATGATCGAGTTCTTCTACGTCGCCGGGCCACACGGCGCGAGGGTCGAGCTCGTCGACCGGGCACCCGACATGAGATGA
- a CDS encoding VOC family protein — protein sequence MTRRALLLSLPAFALSRRLLALEQAAPLRVRGLHQVTLAVSDLERSLEFYQGLFGMPVQARRAGTIVLRIGDGPRFLALTDAGDSPPRIDHFGMAVEDFDVDRVVRILGGHGVTAASGGQGLRSGLSGGAMSVRVTSRGNTREVHLGDPDGLVIQLQDPRYCAGGGPLGDVCMDAEPAPGPAPGRGSLTPVGLSHFTINVTDPRRTNAFYQQTFGLDTQTMQAATPALGVGPGEHFLMFIGVGGGGGAARINHVCLTVEDFDVERVQSVLEEHGVTPRDGGPGPLRHWISLRMPNRGGAPEGTPELYFSDPDGLSIQLQDPTYCGGGGYLGDVC from the coding sequence ATGACGCGCAGAGCGCTGTTGCTTTCGCTGCCGGCGTTTGCCCTTTCCCGCCGCTTGCTCGCGCTGGAACAGGCCGCTCCGCTCCGCGTCCGAGGGCTGCACCAGGTGACGCTCGCCGTATCGGATCTGGAGCGCTCGTTGGAGTTCTACCAGGGGCTCTTCGGCATGCCAGTCCAAGCGCGTCGGGCGGGCACGATCGTCCTCCGCATCGGCGACGGACCGCGCTTCCTCGCGCTCACCGACGCGGGCGACAGTCCGCCGCGCATCGATCACTTCGGCATGGCGGTCGAGGACTTCGACGTCGATCGCGTCGTGCGTATCCTGGGCGGCCACGGGGTCACCGCGGCGAGTGGAGGCCAAGGGCTGAGAAGTGGCCTGAGCGGGGGCGCGATGAGCGTGCGCGTCACCTCGAGAGGAAACACGCGCGAAGTCCACCTGGGCGATCCCGACGGTCTCGTCATTCAGCTGCAGGATCCGAGGTATTGCGCCGGTGGCGGTCCGCTCGGCGATGTGTGCATGGACGCTGAGCCCGCGCCGGGGCCCGCGCCGGGGCGGGGATCGCTCACGCCCGTCGGACTGAGCCACTTCACGATCAACGTTACCGATCCACGTCGCACGAACGCGTTTTATCAGCAGACGTTCGGCCTGGACACCCAGACCATGCAGGCCGCCACGCCTGCGCTCGGCGTAGGGCCAGGCGAGCACTTCCTGATGTTCATTGGGGTCGGCGGTGGCGGTGGCGCTGCCCGCATCAACCATGTCTGCCTCACGGTGGAGGACTTCGACGTGGAGCGCGTTCAGAGCGTGCTGGAGGAGCACGGCGTCACTCCGAGAGACGGCGGACCCGGACCACTGCGGCACTGGATATCCCTGCGCATGCCAAATCGCGGTGGCGCGCCGGAAGGCACGCCGGAGCTCTACTTCAGCGACCCCGACGGCCTATCTATCCAGCTGCAGGACCCGACGTACTGCGGTGGCGGCGGGTACCTGGGCGACGTGTGCTAG